The Drosophila biarmipes strain raj3 chromosome 2L, RU_DBia_V1.1, whole genome shotgun sequence genome has a window encoding:
- the LOC108033903 gene encoding lysosomal aspartic protease — MRRGFHVGILIILMAFGHSVGQLRRSPIVRQANQNRTHASVKAEKIVLAAKYLLTDKQSSQTTQVLANGFNLEYAIEACIGTPPQCFNLLFDTGSANLWVPSVKCLATNEACQDHNKYNSSASSSYVADGRGFSLQYGTGSLSGFLSTDIVDIDGLVIRNQTFAEAVAEPGTTFVNVIFDGIIGMAFTALSAGLTTPFENIIQQGLVKRPVFSVYLRREGTSEFGGEVIWGGVDRSIYRGCISYVPVSMPAYWQFTANSVKIQDTLLCNGCQAIADTGTSLIAVPLRAYNAINKILNATDSGEGEAFVDCSSLCSLPNVHLNIGGATYTLTPKDYISKVQDNNNQTLCLSGFTYLQGTLLWILGDIFLGKVYTVFDVGNERIGFARLRKNSTSSYDREPSSYGKDPYSYHREPSSYAVDYPAYGDDYPRFFT; from the coding sequence ATGAGACGGGGCTTCCATGTTGGTATTCTCATAATCCTGATGGCCTTTGGCCATTCCGTTGGACAACTCAGGAGGTCTCCTATCGTTCGGCAGGCCAACCAGAACCGGACCCATGCGAGTGTCAAGGCCGAGAAGATCGTGCTGGCTGCCAAATACCTGTTGACGGACAAGCAATCCTCCCAAACCACGCAGGTTCTGGCCAACGGGTTCAATCTGGAATACGCCATTGAAGCGTGCATCGGAACCCCACCCCAGTGCTTCAATCTCCTGTTCGACACTGGGTCCGCCAACTTGTGGGTGCCAAGTGTAAAGTGCCTGGCGACCAACGAAGCCTGCCAGGACCACAACAAGTACAACTCGAGTGCGTCCAGTTCCTATGTGGCGGATGGAAGAGGCTTCTCCCTGCAGTACGGCACAGGCAGTCTATCGGGATTTCTCTCCACGGACATCGTGGATATAGACGGCTTGGTGATCCGGAATCAGACTTTTGCTGAGGCCGTCGCAGAGCCGGGGACGACCTTCGTGAATGTGATCTTTGATGGCATTATAGGAATGGCGTTTACAGCTCTATCCGCAGGCCTAACTACCCCCTTCGAAAACATCATTCAGCAGGGATTGGTTAAACGCCCGGTGTTCTCCGTCTACCTCAGACGCGAAGGGACTTCGGAGTTCGGCGGGGAGGTCATCTGGGGAGGAGTCGATCGGAGTATCTACAGGGGCTGCATCAGCTACGTTCCCGTCTCGATGCCCGCCTATTGGCAGTTCACTGCCAACTCGGTGAAGATCCAGGACACCCTGCTCTGCAACGGATGCCAGGCCATAGCCGATACCGGCACCTCCCTCATAGCGGTTCCCCTTCGGGCCTACAACGCCATCAATAAAATACTGAACGCCACTGATTCCGGTGAGGGAGAGGCCTTCGTGGACTGCAGTAGTCTCTGCAGCCTGCCCAATGTCCACCTAAACATCGGAGGCGCCACATACACACTGACCCCAAAGGATTACATCTCCAAAGTCCAGGACAACAACAATCAAACTCTGTGCCTCTCCGGTTTTACCTATTTACAGGGAACCTTGCTATGGATTCTGGGAGACATTTTCTTGGGAAAGGTCTACACGGTGTTCGACGTGGGCAACGAGAGAATCGGATTTGCTAGACTCAGGAAGAACTCCACCTCCAGCTATGATAGGGAACCTTCTAGCTATGGTAAGGATCCCTATAGCTACCATAGAGAACCCTCTAGCTATGCTGTTGACTACCCTGCCTATGGTGACGACTACCCAAGATTCTTTACCTAA
- the LOC108033904 gene encoding lysosomal aspartic protease, which translates to MRQVLAIILLIGIGYSEAKLNRVQLRANQNFTKTHGNVKAEKTLLAGKYSFLEETSTSSSSSSGATENLHNSLNAEYYGVIGIGTPQQKFNILFDTGSSNLWVPSSKCPKSNTACQRHNKYNSAASSTYVENGEAFAIQYGSGSLSGTLSTDSVTVVGLTIQNQTFGEALTEPGTTFVGAPFAGIFGMAFDSIAVDGVTPPFDNMISQGLLDEPVASFYLKRQGTEARGGEVILGGIDSSLYKGSLTYVPVSVPAYWQFEVNTIKTNGIVLCNGCQAIADTGTSLIVVPLAAYRKINRQLGASDNGGGEAFVRCGRISTLPKINLNIGGTIFTLAPRDYIIKVRQNGETYCMSAFTYMSEISFWILGDVFIGKFYTVFDKGNSRIGFARVADYNTGK; encoded by the coding sequence ATGAGGCAGGTGCTAGCTATTATTTTGCTGATCGGGATAGGCTATTCCGAAGCCAAGTTAAATCGCGTACAGCTCCGGGCTAACCAGAACTTCACGAAGACCCACGGCAATGTGAAGGCGGAGAAGACCCTGCTGGCGGGGAAGTACTCCTTTTTGGAGGAgacctccacctccagctccagctcatCGGGCGCCACCGAGAACCTGCACAACTCCCTGAACGCCGAGTACTACGGAGTGATCGGCATCGGAACTCCACAGCAGAAGTTCAACATCCTCTTCGACACGGGATCGTCCAACCTGTGGGTGCCCAGTTCCAAGTGCCCGAAGTCGAACACGGCCTGCCAGAGACACAACAAGTACAACTCGGCGGCCTCCAGCACCTACGTGGAGAATGGTGAGGCGTTTGCCATCCAATACGGATCTGGCAGCCTGTCGGGAACCCTTTCGACCGATTCGGTTACCGTGGTTGGCCTTACCATTCAGAATCAGACATTCGGCGAAGCCCTCACTGAGCCGGGAACAACCTTCGTGGGCGCTCCGTTCGCCGGCATCTTCGGAATGGCCTTCGACTCGATCGCCGTGGACGGAGTGACTCCGCCGTTCGACAACATGATTTCCCAGGGCCTGCTCGACGAGCCCGTCGCCTCGTTCTACCTCAAGCGACAGGGCACCGAAGCCCGCGGCGGAGAAGTGATCCTGGGAGGCATTGACTCGAGCCTCTACAAGGGAAGCCTCACCTACGTCCCCGTTTCGGTTCCGGCCTACTGGCAGTTCGAGGTCAATACGATCAAGACCAATGGCATAGTGCTGTGCAACGGATGCCAGGCCATTGCCGACACCGGTACCTCCCTTATCGTGGTTCCCCTGGCGGCCTACAGGAAGATCAACCGCCAGTTGGGCGCCTCGGATAATGGCGGTGGTGAGGCGTTCGTGAGGTGCGGTCGCATCTCAACCCTGCCTAAGATCAACCTCAACATTGGCGGCACCATCTTCACCCTGGCGCCCAGGGACTACATCATCAAGGTGAGGCAGAACGGCGAGACCTACTGCATGTCCGCCTTCACCTACATGTCCGAGATCTCCTTCTGGATTCTGGGTGATGTCTTCATTGGCAAGTTCTACACGGTGTTCGACAAGGGCAACAGTCGGATTGGTTTTGCCAGAGTGGCAGACTACAACACCGGAAAATAA